The genomic stretch ACGGCCGTTCCCATGACCCTGGAAGGGAAGAATTATCTGATCGAGAGTATCGTGGATAATTCAGAAAGAAAGCAGATCCAGTCAGAACTTACGAAGGCCAATGAATGCCTGCAGAAGGAAATCGTCAAACGCAAGCAGATACAAGACAGAATCGAACATCTTGCCTATCATGACCACCTGACGGGGCTGGCCAACCGGCTGCTCTTCAAGGAGCAACTGGATCATGCGGTATCCTTATCCAGCCGTATGGCAAATAAGCTCGCGATCATGTTTCTGGACCTGGATGGCTTTAAAATGATCAACGACACGATGGGCCATGCCATAGGAGATCAGCTGTTGAAGGAGGTCTCCAACCGGTTGGTCAATATTGTGCGCAAATCGGATGTTGTTGCCAGAATAGGTGGAGATGAGTTCGTGATCATGATTGGCAATCAAGGAAATGTTGAATCCATTAGACTTGTTGCAGAAAAGATCCTGAATAGCTTCAGGGAGCCCTTTAAACTGAATGGCCATGATTATTTTCTGACGACCAGCATTGGGGTTGCCATATATCCGACGGATGGCGAAAATGCGGATATCCTCATTAGAAATGCGGATATTGCCATGTACAAGGCCAAGGAGAAAGGCCGGAATCAGTACCTTCTCTGGACACCGGGAATGAAGACAAACGGGAATGAACCAGCGAAATTGGGCAGCCAGCGATATCGTATTATCGAGCGAAAAGAAATGGATTCATATTATTCGCCGCAGATGCAGTGCCATGAAGTTGAGTCATTGGCTTTTTAAGCCTTGTCGAGATGGCAGCATCCTGAAGGCATATCATATCAGGTAGGAACGTTGGAGAACAAATCGGAAGACCGGAATCATGAACCCAAGGCAATAAAATCAACGGTTGAGGGTTGCCTTGATCCTGAAGGGCGCGAGAAAAGAGCGGAGGCCGTTCACGGCACCGTCGATTTCCTCATGAGACGCATGCACCACAAGGGTGAACTTCCCGCCTTCTCCAGTCACATGATTGAGATCAACAGCAAACTCTCTTCCCTGACATCGGTCAACTTCTCTTCAGCCGGGGATCTGGCTGGGATTATCCTGAAAGACTTTTCTCTTACCAACAGACTTCTTAAAATCGTTAATTCCGCCCTTTATGCGGGTCAATCCGGAAAGGTGACCACAATATCCAAGGCTTTGTTTCTTCTCGGTATCGAAAAAATCCGGATCATGGCGGCCACACTGATGATCTTTGATCATCTGGAGAACAAATCCCAGGCAAAGGAGCTGCAGGAAATCGCCTTGAATTCTCTCATGAGTGGCCTTGTCGCTTCGAGTATCGCTGAAAAGATGAAGCTGGGAGGGACGGAAGAGG from Syntrophus gentianae encodes the following:
- a CDS encoding sensor domain-containing diguanylate cyclase — translated: MVSGIGNSFQLHSINPKENGISDFSPVIFEALGFGVVIVDADTHCIVYANSKIYGIGGYSEGALIGHACHGLLCPAEAENCPITEEGQSVDNSERILVRADGTRLSIIKTAVPMTLEGKNYLIESIVDNSERKQIQSELTKANECLQKEIVKRKQIQDRIEHLAYHDHLTGLANRLLFKEQLDHAVSLSSRMANKLAIMFLDLDGFKMINDTMGHAIGDQLLKEVSNRLVNIVRKSDVVARIGGDEFVIMIGNQGNVESIRLVAEKILNSFREPFKLNGHDYFLTTSIGVAIYPTDGENADILIRNADIAMYKAKEKGRNQYLLWTPGMKTNGNEPAKLGSQRYRIIERKEMDSYYSPQMQCHEVESLAF